One Panicum virgatum strain AP13 chromosome 9K, P.virgatum_v5, whole genome shotgun sequence genomic region harbors:
- the LOC120651992 gene encoding uncharacterized protein LOC120651992, protein MDKERRRGFFSALKGEVVRGLSPARSRGKWLLPRARKTAAEDEAETPEELAPYAAGQFVAHSGSLRPGGEALAPLMEGPEVAEDDASGEESGRRDGFGQWVRGHLVRPPLMAGGDGSFRRSDLRLLLGVMGAPLAPVSASAADPLPHLSVKGAPIESSSAQYILQQYMAASGGAKVLRSVRNAYAMGKVRMVASEFETATRVVKSRGSGAASAVEQGGFVLWRMSPDMWYVELAVGGGKVRAGCDGRLVWRHTPWLGAHAAKGPVRPLRRALQGLDPLSTAGLFAGARCVGEKTVGGEDCFILKLSAGAETLQQRSEGPAEIIRHALFGYFSHRTGLLVQVEDSHLTRIQPHAGGDAVYWETTISSSLEDYRAVDGVVIAHAGRSAVTLFRFGETAMSHTKTRMEEAWTIQEAAFNVPGLSTDCFIPPADIRRDSAGEPPHCELPPRGAAAAKAGAVHPARVAAAAERVHPRRDDKIHWTVEM, encoded by the exons ATGGACAAGGAGAGGAGGCGGGGCTTCTTTTCGGCGCTCAAGGGGGAGGTGGTGCGGGGCCTCTCCCCGGCGAGGTCGCGGGGGAAGTGGCTGCTCCCGCGCGCCCGCaagacggcggcggaggacgaggcggaGACGCCCGAGGAGCTCGCCCCGTACGCGGCGGGCCAGTTCGTCGCCCACTCCGGCAGCCTCCGCCCGGGCGGCGAGGCCCTGGCACCGCTCATGGAGGGCCCGGAGGTGGCCGAGGACGACGCGTCCGGCGAGGAGTCCGGCCGGCGGGACGGGTTCGGGCAGTGGGTCCGCGGTCACCTGGTCCGCCCCCCGCTGATGGCCGGAGGCGACGGGTCGTTCCGCCGCTccgacctccgcctcctcctcggcgtcaTGGGCGCGCCGCTCGCGCCCGTCTCGGCCTCCGCCGCGGACCCACTGCCGCATCTCTCCGTCAAGGGCGCCCCCATT GAGTCGTCGTCGGCGCAGTACATCCTGCAGCAGTACATggcggcgtcgggcggcgcCAAGGTGCTGCGGTCGGTGCGGAACGCGTACGCCATGGGGAAGGTGCGCATGGTCGCGTCCGAGTTCGAGACGGCCACCCGGGTGGTGAAGAGCcgcggctccggcgccgcctccgccgtggagCAGGGCGGGTTCGTGCTCTGGCGCATGTCCCCGGACATGTGGTACGTGGagctcgccgtcggcggcggcaaggtCCGCGCCGGCTGCGACGGCCGCCTCGTGTGGCGCCACACGCCGTGGCTCGGCGCCCACGCCGCCAAGGGCCCCGTCCgccccctccgccgcgcgctgcAGGGCCTGGACCCGCTCTCGACGGCGGGCCTGTTCGCGGGGGCGCGGTGCGTGGGTGAGAAGACGGTCGGCGGCGAGGACTGCTTCATCCTCAAGCTGTCGGCGGGCGCGGAGACGCTGCAGCAGCGGAGCGAGGGCCCGGCGGAGATCATCCGGCACGCGCTCTTCGGCTACTTCAGCCACCGCACCGGGCTGCTGGTGCAAGTGGAGGACTCGCACCTGACGCGCATCCagccgcacgccggcggcgacgccgtctACTGGGAGACCACCATCAGCTCCTCCCTCGAGGACTACCGCGCCGTCGACGGCGTCGTGATCGCGcacgccggccgctccgccGTCACGCTCTTCCGGTTCGGCGAGACGGCCATGAGCCACACCAAGACGCGCATGGAGGAGGCCTGGACCATCCAGGAGGCCGCCTTCAACGTGCCGGGCCTCTCCACCGACTGCTTCATCCCGCCCGCCGACATCCGCCGCGactccgccggcgagcccccgcaCTGCGAGCTCCcgccccgcggcgccgccgccgctaaggCCGGCGCAGTGCACCccgcgcgcgtcgccgccgccgcggagcgcgTGCACCCGCGGCGCGACGACAAGATCCACTGGACGGTGGAAATGTGA